A portion of the Leptospira noumeaensis genome contains these proteins:
- a CDS encoding outer membrane beta-barrel protein, translated as MRNKYNLLATSVALLVSSSVFAQGEAKEKSWYDKINVSGYVDVFYMYTANNVEGAKRDASGTFNTQNKQFGVSAAALDLQKLADKDSPWGFRTVFQNGQNNVYQEAPYNQTNSTVNMNMLQQAYVSFYFPVLKGLTVDMGKMATHIGYELLETKDNPVYTIGYIFFNTIPFINTGARANLAVSDKLNLGFYLYNSVGGTGSDITAYNNANVSTYRDGVNKNKAVGTQVSYDIISDKLKVTWNTLYGVDVTYARPSNADYWMNEVYGTPINAKRASYQNDYWMINNVILNFTPNDKTLISLDYTQGDKSGAAATLTDPTTQVDIDGTGTTKVSLTRDDSNAKRTYKTYGLWFRYKFTDKWALAGRYERIDDSRNGGPLGVSNNTAGRHDLQYMGSLGYNTTKYYLGSAQTFTITPTYYYGDNIIIKVDFRRDQAKGQVFTDEKGQPQTYQNGVTLGIVATF; from the coding sequence ATGAGAAATAAATATAATCTTCTCGCAACTTCGGTTGCCCTTCTCGTTTCAAGTTCAGTTTTTGCACAAGGCGAAGCAAAAGAAAAATCTTGGTACGATAAGATCAATGTTTCCGGTTACGTAGATGTTTTCTATATGTATACTGCAAACAATGTTGAGGGAGCAAAACGTGATGCTTCAGGAACTTTCAACACGCAAAACAAACAATTCGGTGTCTCAGCTGCAGCACTTGATTTGCAGAAACTTGCGGACAAAGATAGTCCTTGGGGATTTAGAACTGTTTTCCAAAACGGTCAAAACAACGTTTATCAAGAAGCACCTTATAACCAAACGAATAGTACTGTGAACATGAACATGCTCCAACAAGCATACGTTTCATTCTACTTCCCAGTATTAAAAGGTTTGACTGTTGATATGGGTAAGATGGCCACGCACATTGGTTATGAACTTTTGGAAACAAAAGATAACCCTGTTTATACGATTGGTTACATATTCTTTAACACAATCCCCTTCATCAACACAGGTGCTAGAGCAAACTTAGCAGTTTCGGATAAATTGAACTTAGGTTTTTATCTATACAATAGTGTAGGTGGAACTGGTTCAGATATCACTGCGTATAACAATGCAAACGTGTCTACTTACCGGGACGGTGTTAACAAAAATAAAGCTGTGGGAACGCAGGTTTCTTACGACATTATTTCTGATAAACTTAAAGTAACATGGAACACACTGTATGGCGTGGACGTAACTTACGCAAGACCATCCAATGCTGACTACTGGATGAACGAAGTGTATGGAACTCCTATCAACGCAAAACGTGCTAGTTACCAAAACGATTATTGGATGATTAACAACGTGATTTTGAATTTCACTCCAAACGACAAAACTCTTATATCCTTAGACTATACACAAGGGGATAAAAGTGGAGCGGCTGCTACTTTAACTGACCCAACAACTCAGGTTGATATTGATGGAACAGGAACAACAAAAGTATCTCTCACTCGCGATGACAGTAACGCAAAAAGAACTTACAAAACATACGGTTTGTGGTTCCGATATAAGTTTACTGATAAATGGGCACTTGCTGGACGTTACGAAAGAATTGACGATTCTAGAAATGGCGGCCCTCTCGGCGTGAGTAACAACACTGCAGGAAGACACGACCTTCAATACATGGGTAGTCTTGGTTATAACACAACTAAATACTACTTAGGAAGCGCTCAAACTTTTACAATCACACCTACTTACTACTACGGAGACAACATTATCATCAAAGTTGACTTCAGAAGAGACCAAGCAAAAGGTCAAGTTTTCACTGACGAAAAAGGGCAACCTCAAACGTATCAAAACGGTGTAACTTTAGGTATTGTTGCAACATTCTAA